One window from the genome of Maylandia zebra isolate NMK-2024a linkage group LG18, Mzebra_GT3a, whole genome shotgun sequence encodes:
- the LOC101467149 gene encoding 5'-AMP-activated protein kinase subunit gamma-2 isoform X4: MVYSLFEGMLEKLDLDDDAAEPESDIYMRFMKSHKCYDIVPTSSKLVVFDTALQVKKAFFALVANGVRAAPLWDTEKQSFVGMLTITDFIIILHRYYKSPMVQIYELEEHKLETWREVYLQATFKPLVNISPDASLFDAVYTLIKNKIHRLPVIDPVTGNALYILTHKRILKFLQLFMCEMPKPAFMKQTLGELGIGTYHDIAFIHPDTPIIKALNIFVERRVSALPVVDDSGKVVDIYSKFDVINLAAEKTYNNLDISVTQALKHRSQYFEGVMKCHKMETMETIVDRIVKAEVHRLVVVDERSSIEGIVSLSDILQALVLSPADTCKEENATE, from the exons ATG GTCTACAGTTTATTCGAAGGCATGCTGGAGAAACTTGATCTAGACGATGATG CTGCTGAACCCGAGAGTGATATTTACATGCGCTTTATGAAATCCCACAAGTGCTATGACATCGTCCCCACAAGCTCCAAGTTGGTTGTGTTTGACACAGCACTCCAA GTTAAGAAAGCCTTTTTTGCCCTGGTAGCCAACGGTGTGCGGGCTGCTCCACTATGGGACACAGAGAAGCAAAGCTTTGTGG GAATGCTGACAATCACAGATTTCATCATCATACTACACAGATACTATAAGTCACCGATG GTGCAAATTTATGAACTAGAGGAACATAAGCTCGAGACGTGGAGAG AGGTTTACCTTCAAGCAACATTCAAACCTCTGGTGAACATATCACCAGATGCAAG CCTATTTGACGCCGTCTACACtctcatcaaaaacaaaattcacCGGCTGCCTGTCATCGACCCCGTTACAGGGAATGCACTTTATATTCTCACACACAAGAGGATCCTCAAGTTCCTCCAGCTCTTT ATGTGTGAGATGCCAAAGCCAGCTTTTATGAAACAGACTCTTGGCGAGCTGGGCATCGGAACATACCACGACATTGCTTTCATCCACCCAGACACACCCATCATCAAAGCACTCAACATCTTTGTGGAGCGGCGAGTGTCTGCTTTGCCTGTGGTGGATGACTCCG GCAAAGTTGTGGATATTTACTCCAAGTTTGATGTGATT AACTTGGCTGCTGAGAAGACGTACAACAATCTGGACATTTCAGTGACCCAGGCTCTGAAACATCGCTCTCAGTACTTCGAAGGAGTTATGAAGTGCCATAAAATGGAAACGATGGAGACCATTGTGGACAGAATAGTCAAAGCTGAA GTGCATCGGTTGGTGGTGGTGGATGAGCGCTCCAGTATCGAGGGCATCGTTTCCCTGTCAGACATCCTTCAGGCGCTGGTGCTCAGTCCTGCAG ATACCTGTAAGGAGGAGAACGCGACTGAATAA
- the LOC101467149 gene encoding 5'-AMP-activated protein kinase subunit gamma-1 isoform X2, with protein sequence MKRFGSLRRSKKRKEQDGLGGRHQSEASYLSASGLSTPPHTPTQASSQPVFTQEAQQSGPSPERPEQSSRSRSLSTPPDTGQRLSLPSAKPPIPSSSPVPPYSTSQQVYSLFEGMLEKLDLDDDAAEPESDIYMRFMKSHKCYDIVPTSSKLVVFDTALQVKKAFFALVANGVRAAPLWDTEKQSFVGMLTITDFIIILHRYYKSPMVQIYELEEHKLETWREVYLQATFKPLVNISPDASLFDAVYTLIKNKIHRLPVIDPVTGNALYILTHKRILKFLQLFMCEMPKPAFMKQTLGELGIGTYHDIAFIHPDTPIIKALNIFVERRVSALPVVDDSGKVVDIYSKFDVINLAAEKTYNNLDISVTQALKHRSQYFEGVMKCHKMETMETIVDRIVKAEVHRLVVVDERSSIEGIVSLSDILQALVLSPADTCKEENATE encoded by the exons ATGAAGAGGTTTGGCAGCTTGAGGAGAAGCAAGAAACGGAAGGAGCAAGATGGGCTAGGCGGGAGGCATCAGTCCGAGGCGTCCTACCTGTCTG CCTCTGGACTCTCTACACCACCCCACACCCCAACCCAGGCATCCAGCCAACCAGTGTTCACCCAGGAGGCCCAGCAGAGCGGCCCCAGCCCTGAACGCCCGGAGCAAAGCTCTCGCTCTCGTTCCCTTTCCACACCTCCGGACACAGGACAGCGCCTCAGCCTCCCTTCTGCTAAACCCCCAATCCCTTCATCGAGCCCCGTGCCACCTTATTCTACCTCACAACAA GTCTACAGTTTATTCGAAGGCATGCTGGAGAAACTTGATCTAGACGATGATG CTGCTGAACCCGAGAGTGATATTTACATGCGCTTTATGAAATCCCACAAGTGCTATGACATCGTCCCCACAAGCTCCAAGTTGGTTGTGTTTGACACAGCACTCCAA GTTAAGAAAGCCTTTTTTGCCCTGGTAGCCAACGGTGTGCGGGCTGCTCCACTATGGGACACAGAGAAGCAAAGCTTTGTGG GAATGCTGACAATCACAGATTTCATCATCATACTACACAGATACTATAAGTCACCGATG GTGCAAATTTATGAACTAGAGGAACATAAGCTCGAGACGTGGAGAG AGGTTTACCTTCAAGCAACATTCAAACCTCTGGTGAACATATCACCAGATGCAAG CCTATTTGACGCCGTCTACACtctcatcaaaaacaaaattcacCGGCTGCCTGTCATCGACCCCGTTACAGGGAATGCACTTTATATTCTCACACACAAGAGGATCCTCAAGTTCCTCCAGCTCTTT ATGTGTGAGATGCCAAAGCCAGCTTTTATGAAACAGACTCTTGGCGAGCTGGGCATCGGAACATACCACGACATTGCTTTCATCCACCCAGACACACCCATCATCAAAGCACTCAACATCTTTGTGGAGCGGCGAGTGTCTGCTTTGCCTGTGGTGGATGACTCCG GCAAAGTTGTGGATATTTACTCCAAGTTTGATGTGATT AACTTGGCTGCTGAGAAGACGTACAACAATCTGGACATTTCAGTGACCCAGGCTCTGAAACATCGCTCTCAGTACTTCGAAGGAGTTATGAAGTGCCATAAAATGGAAACGATGGAGACCATTGTGGACAGAATAGTCAAAGCTGAA GTGCATCGGTTGGTGGTGGTGGATGAGCGCTCCAGTATCGAGGGCATCGTTTCCCTGTCAGACATCCTTCAGGCGCTGGTGCTCAGTCCTGCAG ATACCTGTAAGGAGGAGAACGCGACTGAATAA
- the LOC101467149 gene encoding 5'-AMP-activated protein kinase subunit gamma-2 isoform X5 codes for MLEKLDLDDDAAEPESDIYMRFMKSHKCYDIVPTSSKLVVFDTALQVKKAFFALVANGVRAAPLWDTEKQSFVGMLTITDFIIILHRYYKSPMVQIYELEEHKLETWREVYLQATFKPLVNISPDASLFDAVYTLIKNKIHRLPVIDPVTGNALYILTHKRILKFLQLFMCEMPKPAFMKQTLGELGIGTYHDIAFIHPDTPIIKALNIFVERRVSALPVVDDSGKVVDIYSKFDVINLAAEKTYNNLDISVTQALKHRSQYFEGVMKCHKMETMETIVDRIVKAEVHRLVVVDERSSIEGIVSLSDILQALVLSPADTCKEENATE; via the exons ATGCTGGAGAAACTTGATCTAGACGATGATG CTGCTGAACCCGAGAGTGATATTTACATGCGCTTTATGAAATCCCACAAGTGCTATGACATCGTCCCCACAAGCTCCAAGTTGGTTGTGTTTGACACAGCACTCCAA GTTAAGAAAGCCTTTTTTGCCCTGGTAGCCAACGGTGTGCGGGCTGCTCCACTATGGGACACAGAGAAGCAAAGCTTTGTGG GAATGCTGACAATCACAGATTTCATCATCATACTACACAGATACTATAAGTCACCGATG GTGCAAATTTATGAACTAGAGGAACATAAGCTCGAGACGTGGAGAG AGGTTTACCTTCAAGCAACATTCAAACCTCTGGTGAACATATCACCAGATGCAAG CCTATTTGACGCCGTCTACACtctcatcaaaaacaaaattcacCGGCTGCCTGTCATCGACCCCGTTACAGGGAATGCACTTTATATTCTCACACACAAGAGGATCCTCAAGTTCCTCCAGCTCTTT ATGTGTGAGATGCCAAAGCCAGCTTTTATGAAACAGACTCTTGGCGAGCTGGGCATCGGAACATACCACGACATTGCTTTCATCCACCCAGACACACCCATCATCAAAGCACTCAACATCTTTGTGGAGCGGCGAGTGTCTGCTTTGCCTGTGGTGGATGACTCCG GCAAAGTTGTGGATATTTACTCCAAGTTTGATGTGATT AACTTGGCTGCTGAGAAGACGTACAACAATCTGGACATTTCAGTGACCCAGGCTCTGAAACATCGCTCTCAGTACTTCGAAGGAGTTATGAAGTGCCATAAAATGGAAACGATGGAGACCATTGTGGACAGAATAGTCAAAGCTGAA GTGCATCGGTTGGTGGTGGTGGATGAGCGCTCCAGTATCGAGGGCATCGTTTCCCTGTCAGACATCCTTCAGGCGCTGGTGCTCAGTCCTGCAG ATACCTGTAAGGAGGAGAACGCGACTGAATAA
- the LOC101467149 gene encoding 5'-AMP-activated protein kinase subunit gamma-2 isoform X3, translated as MSSVGFLRCSKWIRTVPLRVFKGVYSLFEGMLEKLDLDDDAAEPESDIYMRFMKSHKCYDIVPTSSKLVVFDTALQVKKAFFALVANGVRAAPLWDTEKQSFVGMLTITDFIIILHRYYKSPMVQIYELEEHKLETWREVYLQATFKPLVNISPDASLFDAVYTLIKNKIHRLPVIDPVTGNALYILTHKRILKFLQLFMCEMPKPAFMKQTLGELGIGTYHDIAFIHPDTPIIKALNIFVERRVSALPVVDDSGKVVDIYSKFDVINLAAEKTYNNLDISVTQALKHRSQYFEGVMKCHKMETMETIVDRIVKAEVHRLVVVDERSSIEGIVSLSDILQALVLSPADTCKEENATE; from the exons ATGAGCAGCGTTGGTTTCCTCCGCTGCAGCAAATGGATCAGGACTGTTCCACTGCGAGTTTTTAAgggg GTCTACAGTTTATTCGAAGGCATGCTGGAGAAACTTGATCTAGACGATGATG CTGCTGAACCCGAGAGTGATATTTACATGCGCTTTATGAAATCCCACAAGTGCTATGACATCGTCCCCACAAGCTCCAAGTTGGTTGTGTTTGACACAGCACTCCAA GTTAAGAAAGCCTTTTTTGCCCTGGTAGCCAACGGTGTGCGGGCTGCTCCACTATGGGACACAGAGAAGCAAAGCTTTGTGG GAATGCTGACAATCACAGATTTCATCATCATACTACACAGATACTATAAGTCACCGATG GTGCAAATTTATGAACTAGAGGAACATAAGCTCGAGACGTGGAGAG AGGTTTACCTTCAAGCAACATTCAAACCTCTGGTGAACATATCACCAGATGCAAG CCTATTTGACGCCGTCTACACtctcatcaaaaacaaaattcacCGGCTGCCTGTCATCGACCCCGTTACAGGGAATGCACTTTATATTCTCACACACAAGAGGATCCTCAAGTTCCTCCAGCTCTTT ATGTGTGAGATGCCAAAGCCAGCTTTTATGAAACAGACTCTTGGCGAGCTGGGCATCGGAACATACCACGACATTGCTTTCATCCACCCAGACACACCCATCATCAAAGCACTCAACATCTTTGTGGAGCGGCGAGTGTCTGCTTTGCCTGTGGTGGATGACTCCG GCAAAGTTGTGGATATTTACTCCAAGTTTGATGTGATT AACTTGGCTGCTGAGAAGACGTACAACAATCTGGACATTTCAGTGACCCAGGCTCTGAAACATCGCTCTCAGTACTTCGAAGGAGTTATGAAGTGCCATAAAATGGAAACGATGGAGACCATTGTGGACAGAATAGTCAAAGCTGAA GTGCATCGGTTGGTGGTGGTGGATGAGCGCTCCAGTATCGAGGGCATCGTTTCCCTGTCAGACATCCTTCAGGCGCTGGTGCTCAGTCCTGCAG ATACCTGTAAGGAGGAGAACGCGACTGAATAA